A single Tuberibacillus sp. Marseille-P3662 DNA region contains:
- the recU gene encoding Holliday junction resolvase RecU has product MAIYYPNGKRYIKNGQQNQPRGSRPTDYGNRGMTFEEDIDKTNEYYRDEQKAIIHKKPTPVQIVNVDYPKRSAAKITEAYFRKPSTTDYNGIYRGYHLDFEAKATQNKTAFPLQNIHEHQIRHMINVKKHGGLSFLLLQFTKSHQIYLLDADVLFNVWDNKLKGGRKSIPKTVAEAYGYQVPTGFMPRIDYLKVIDRVYLDTN; this is encoded by the coding sequence ATGGCTATTTACTACCCTAATGGAAAACGGTATATTAAAAACGGTCAGCAAAACCAACCGCGAGGAAGCCGCCCGACTGATTACGGCAACCGCGGTATGACATTTGAAGAAGATATCGATAAAACAAATGAATATTATCGTGATGAACAAAAGGCTATCATTCATAAAAAACCGACTCCCGTCCAAATTGTCAATGTTGATTATCCAAAACGAAGTGCGGCCAAAATTACTGAGGCTTATTTTAGAAAGCCGTCAACCACGGATTACAACGGAATTTATAGGGGTTATCATCTCGACTTTGAAGCTAAGGCAACGCAGAACAAAACTGCGTTCCCGCTACAAAACATTCATGAGCATCAAATTCGTCACATGATTAATGTTAAAAAACATGGTGGGTTGAGTTTCCTGCTTCTACAGTTTACGAAAAGTCACCAAATCTATCTTCTTGACGCCGATGTATTGTTCAATGTTTGGGATAATAAATTGAAGGGCGGTCGAAAATCAATCCCAAAAACGGTCGCTGAAGCTTATGGTTACCAAGTCCCTACAGGATTTATGCCAAGAATCGATTATTTAAAAGTGATTGACCGCGTCTATTTAGACACAAACTAA
- a CDS encoding spore gernimation protein GerPD, with the protein MNFQVVNRGINVGDINIIGVASASVVLIGDAETIGSSSVFDTPPESIIVGDTYVPFASQGS; encoded by the coding sequence TTGAATTTTCAAGTCGTCAATAGAGGAATCAATGTGGGTGATATCAATATTATTGGTGTTGCTTCAGCTTCAGTAGTGTTAATTGGAGATGCGGAAACCATTGGTTCGTCATCCGTATTCGATACACCTCCTGAGTCAATTATTGTTGGAGATACTTATGTACCGTTTGCATCACAGGGATCATGA
- a CDS encoding chemotaxis protein: protein MTQKLAVAIIHGAGSQKKTFATKMIKKIDKQFNKRLQKDMNVTETGLVFQPVFWSSVFEEEEKVLLQKLQQGGNLDYHRLRQFTIEFLADAVAYQPTSFRDHNYDKVHSVLAQSLRELSIKAGPQAPLCVISHSLGSVIASNYFYDLQFKHSNIGMLTEEMNSHTPLEKSETLALFYTLGSPLALWSLRFSDFGHPVKIPAPSINQYYPHLKGGWFNIYDKDDILGYPLKALNNKYDRAITKDIQVNVGGIFTSWNPFSHLQYDTDEAVIKLIVDGLIKTWQSVNR, encoded by the coding sequence ATGACTCAGAAGTTGGCTGTTGCCATCATCCATGGTGCCGGAAGTCAAAAAAAGACCTTTGCCACAAAGATGATTAAAAAAATTGACAAGCAGTTCAATAAACGGCTACAAAAAGACATGAATGTTACAGAAACCGGACTCGTGTTCCAACCTGTCTTCTGGTCATCCGTCTTTGAAGAGGAAGAGAAAGTCTTGCTGCAAAAATTACAACAAGGCGGAAACTTGGATTATCATCGATTACGACAATTCACAATCGAATTTTTGGCAGATGCCGTCGCATACCAACCAACATCCTTTCGAGACCATAACTATGACAAGGTCCATAGTGTGCTAGCGCAGTCTCTAAGGGAACTCTCAATAAAAGCTGGACCTCAAGCGCCGTTATGCGTGATTAGCCATAGTCTCGGATCCGTCATTGCTAGCAACTATTTTTATGATTTGCAATTCAAGCATTCGAATATTGGTATGTTGACAGAAGAAATGAACAGCCACACACCACTTGAAAAAAGTGAAACATTGGCATTGTTTTATACCCTTGGCAGTCCATTAGCCTTGTGGTCACTTCGATTCAGTGATTTCGGTCATCCAGTGAAGATCCCAGCGCCCTCAATCAACCAATATTATCCTCACCTTAAAGGGGGATGGTTCAATATTTATGACAAGGATGACATTCTCGGATATCCTTTAAAAGCCTTAAACAACAAATATGATAGGGCAATCACGAAGGATATTCAAGTGAATGTTGGCGGTATTTTCACGAGCTGGAACCCCTTTTCTCATCTCCAATACGATACAGATGAAGCCGTGATCAAACTAATTGTGGATGGTCTCATCAAAACTTGGCAATCTGTCAACCGTTAA
- a CDS encoding DUF2188 domain-containing protein, which produces MNQYYVVPDKDALGWYVKIEDTAPIELYDKKDKAIDAGVHIAKDHRPSHLSILDSDHNVEEERIYKV; this is translated from the coding sequence ATGAATCAGTATTATGTTGTACCGGATAAAGACGCATTAGGATGGTATGTCAAAATTGAAGATACCGCTCCGATAGAACTTTATGATAAAAAAGATAAAGCGATTGACGCTGGCGTGCATATTGCAAAGGATCATCGGCCAAGTCATTTATCCATACTAGATTCTGATCATAATGTGGAAGAAGAACGTATATACAAAGTGTAG
- a CDS encoding YppE family protein, giving the protein METKNRERLKELTEQLRTYNDQAYDQFVTYSKSKDYEVDFYGEVKPFADSVKQVIDEWKPLVLEWINAEHPKYVYHVQINDTYDNIEITSVTAWQKDTRRRRFINTIKSIDYVLETILKQL; this is encoded by the coding sequence TTGGAAACGAAAAATAGAGAACGCTTAAAAGAACTGACCGAACAGTTACGAACATATAATGACCAAGCCTATGACCAATTTGTGACATATTCTAAATCAAAAGATTATGAAGTTGACTTTTATGGTGAAGTCAAACCTTTTGCTGATAGTGTGAAGCAGGTTATTGATGAATGGAAGCCGCTGGTCTTGGAATGGATTAATGCTGAACACCCTAAGTATGTTTATCATGTCCAAATTAATGATACGTACGATAATATTGAGATAACATCAGTCACGGCTTGGCAAAAAGATACGCGACGGCGTCGATTTATCAACACCATAAAATCCATAGACTATGTTTTGGAGACCATTTTGAAACAATTATAG
- the gerPC gene encoding spore germination protein GerPC, producing the protein MPMNAPYNYYHPAQHIKQLQDIIQTQDRRINELEQSVNQLNQSVEQLNKKEPVTVNYKFDQLKIESLEGTLNIGLNPANNDESIEDFSVDQETIRTDSQSVSSDQESSVSHGKDDSLYDDIEEQLQNYFNEHALNDLQSIENHFQYTLDPPYRTFIIDDVKKQLGHRIQYYLNQIKDQTKDRHEQRHQVTEKVINDVRGAFKMFIENLPKGRDPS; encoded by the coding sequence ATGCCAATGAACGCTCCATATAACTACTACCATCCAGCCCAACACATCAAACAATTACAAGACATCATCCAGACACAGGATAGACGAATCAACGAACTCGAGCAATCGGTTAATCAATTAAATCAATCAGTCGAACAGTTGAATAAAAAAGAACCAGTGACCGTTAATTATAAATTTGACCAATTGAAGATTGAATCCTTAGAGGGCACACTAAATATTGGTTTAAATCCTGCAAATAATGACGAATCGATTGAAGATTTCTCTGTCGATCAGGAAACGATTAGAACTGACTCCCAATCCGTTTCATCAGATCAAGAATCAAGTGTGTCTCATGGGAAAGATGATTCATTGTATGATGATATTGAAGAGCAGCTGCAGAACTATTTTAATGAGCATGCATTGAATGATTTACAGTCTATAGAAAATCATTTTCAATATACGCTTGACCCTCCCTATCGCACCTTTATTATAGATGATGTTAAAAAACAGCTTGGACATCGTATTCAATATTACCTTAACCAAATCAAAGATCAAACAAAGGATCGCCATGAACAAAGGCATCAAGTGACTGAAAAAGTCATTAATGATGTTCGCGGGGCATTTAAAATGTTCATAGAAAACTTACCAAAAGGACGTGATCCATCTTGA
- a CDS encoding LCP family protein, whose product MTRRKAKRPKKWLKRTLLTVLVIVLICVIYGCYVLYQTYGAYKDAHEDLGRSGDKSALRNEAVTVGDDPISILLMGIENYSSGGKNGRADTQIVVTLNPEKDKMTMVTVPRDTRVELNNIGKYSGDHKINSSYTYGELTDYGGNRKAVETVEKLLDVPIDKFVAVDFAGFRDVVNALGGVTVDIKHGFWEENIFNDNKRIYFKEGNTKLDGEEALAFARMRKRDVNTIYSRDERQRQFIKAAIHQTISAGTIFKVDDISNVLGEHVNTNLGPREIYALQKQYSSMSKSINTLHIDGQNQTINGSAYFVPDENSLHKVGQKLRQLLGVDDTTDTNDANY is encoded by the coding sequence ATGACCAGAAGAAAGGCAAAAAGACCAAAAAAATGGCTGAAAAGAACGCTTTTAACGGTTCTTGTCATTGTGTTAATTTGTGTCATTTATGGTTGCTACGTATTATACCAAACGTATGGTGCTTATAAAGATGCGCATGAAGATTTAGGACGATCAGGTGATAAATCAGCGCTGAGAAATGAAGCGGTCACCGTTGGGGATGACCCAATTTCAATATTGCTAATGGGTATTGAAAATTATTCATCAGGTGGAAAGAATGGCCGTGCCGACACGCAAATCGTTGTCACACTGAATCCTGAAAAGGACAAGATGACAATGGTCACTGTCCCTCGTGATACAAGAGTAGAATTGAATAATATAGGCAAATATTCAGGTGATCATAAGATTAACTCGTCATATACCTATGGTGAACTAACGGATTACGGCGGAAATAGAAAAGCCGTTGAAACTGTTGAAAAATTGCTTGATGTCCCGATTGATAAATTTGTTGCCGTTGATTTTGCTGGCTTTCGTGACGTTGTCAATGCATTAGGCGGTGTAACGGTTGATATTAAACATGGTTTTTGGGAAGAGAACATCTTTAACGATAATAAACGCATTTATTTTAAAGAAGGTAATACTAAATTAGATGGTGAAGAAGCCTTAGCCTTTGCGCGGATGAGGAAACGGGATGTGAATACGATTTATTCCCGCGATGAACGACAGCGGCAGTTCATTAAAGCTGCGATTCATCAGACGATTTCAGCAGGGACGATTTTTAAAGTCGATGACATTTCTAACGTGCTCGGTGAACATGTTAATACCAATCTTGGACCGAGGGAAATCTATGCGCTACAAAAACAGTACTCTTCTATGAGTAAGTCGATAAACACACTTCATATTGACGGACAGAATCAAACGATTAATGGGTCAGCCTATTTTGTTCCGGATGAGAACAGTCTTCATAAGGTTGGGCAAAAATTAAGGCAGTTGTTAGGCGTTGATGATACAACAGATACCAATGATGCTAATTACTAG
- a CDS encoding spore germination protein GerPB yields the protein MNFFINQDIDIKMLKIQGLSNSSVLQVGSSGMIKPISNLYNTGGFSAPGPALEQPSYEPSGSYGIEAPYVPLPAPS from the coding sequence ATGAATTTCTTTATTAACCAAGACATTGATATAAAGATGCTTAAGATCCAAGGTTTATCTAATTCATCAGTGCTTCAAGTTGGAAGTTCAGGCATGATTAAACCAATTTCCAATTTGTATAATACAGGGGGATTTTCAGCTCCAGGTCCAGCATTAGAACAACCCTCCTATGAACCCTCTGGATCTTATGGTATAGAAGCCCCTTACGTCCCTCTTCCTGCGCCGTCATAA
- a CDS encoding MarR family winged helix-turn-helix transcriptional regulator — MSEYQDPSLRLFIILSRTNKTIAELVRQDIKNQGLNPTEFAVLELLYHKGDQPIQKIGDRLLLASGSMTYVIDRLEGKGYLRRQPCPNDRRVTYAVITESGQTLMDDIFPKHHESLQRIFGGLSDEEKQQAADLLKKLSFNAEL; from the coding sequence ATGAGTGAATATCAAGATCCGTCACTACGGCTATTCATCATATTATCACGGACGAATAAAACCATTGCTGAACTCGTTCGTCAAGATATTAAGAACCAAGGCTTAAACCCGACCGAATTTGCTGTCTTGGAACTACTGTATCATAAAGGAGATCAGCCGATACAAAAGATCGGTGACCGATTACTGCTGGCCAGTGGTAGTATGACATATGTTATTGATCGGCTTGAAGGCAAGGGCTATTTACGCCGGCAGCCGTGCCCAAATGACCGCCGGGTAACTTATGCAGTAATTACTGAATCCGGGCAAACCCTAATGGATGACATTTTTCCAAAGCATCACGAATCGCTACAGCGCATATTCGGCGGCTTAAGTGACGAGGAGAAACAGCAAGCAGCAGATTTATTGAAAAAATTAAGCTTTAATGCTGAATTATAG
- a CDS encoding DUF2515 family protein yields MISKDFALIKEKRRELVPSFNERQLIKNIHAETNKQNVDNISRTKAYLAFYKRHPEIEWALLASMVSRNAGWNMTDLQTHPFQRILSDQLQTILFHTYERPNWLIFADAYPQLLLYEHSKKSQVPMFHLLKWVHASVFMEREWNQFWLSGHRRLLCIGQIINEQNVIEAPVIHHPFYHSTVFDNIWFYLQDMMRMNAVIFPTMTGDLYGFSVFHFSHLSKRIDLGKQLTWLLFASPECKQIKRFALSVEPTGARYDYEQFFDHGPLHDHLPLRNVYSPIHHKRLQPLDWFTGHIKSNWYQPPRIPKYILSSWYNRKKQRIDHWSAHIPFGLS; encoded by the coding sequence ATGATATCAAAAGACTTTGCCCTTATCAAAGAAAAACGCCGAGAGTTGGTACCATCATTCAATGAACGCCAATTGATTAAAAACATTCATGCGGAAACAAACAAGCAAAATGTCGACAACATTTCCCGTACCAAAGCTTATTTGGCTTTCTACAAACGCCACCCTGAAATTGAATGGGCTTTGCTCGCTAGCATGGTTTCCAGGAATGCCGGCTGGAATATGACCGATTTACAGACGCATCCGTTCCAAAGGATCCTATCAGATCAGTTGCAAACCATTCTATTTCATACATATGAACGTCCCAATTGGTTGATTTTTGCTGATGCGTACCCGCAGCTGCTCCTTTACGAGCACTCAAAAAAGAGTCAGGTGCCTATGTTTCATTTATTAAAATGGGTTCATGCGTCCGTCTTTATGGAACGCGAGTGGAATCAATTTTGGCTATCGGGACATCGTCGTCTTTTGTGTATTGGGCAAATTATTAATGAACAGAACGTGATTGAAGCACCTGTCATACACCATCCGTTCTATCATTCGACGGTTTTCGATAACATTTGGTTTTATCTCCAAGATATGATGCGAATGAATGCCGTCATTTTTCCGACAATGACGGGTGATTTATACGGCTTTTCTGTCTTTCACTTTAGTCATCTATCTAAGCGAATTGACCTTGGAAAACAGTTGACATGGTTACTATTCGCTTCACCTGAGTGTAAGCAGATAAAACGGTTTGCTCTTAGCGTTGAGCCAACAGGGGCGCGTTATGATTATGAACAATTTTTTGACCATGGACCCCTTCATGATCATTTACCGCTTAGAAATGTGTATAGCCCCATTCATCATAAACGCTTGCAACCCTTGGATTGGTTTACCGGTCATATCAAGAGCAACTGGTATCAACCCCCGCGTATTCCTAAGTATATCCTGTCATCATGGTATAACCGTAAAAAACAGCGAATTGATCACTGGAGCGCACACATTCCCTTTGGTTTGTCGTAA
- a CDS encoding CdaR family transcriptional regulator, which yields MLTPEIAETIGRETMKTLGRNINIMDERGIILSSGDPERIDTFHEAANEVIEKGEALVIDTANQRMWRGTKPGMNLPIKFQGEVVGVVGISGIPEEVKDFGSLVVTMTELMLQQIYLMKQVEWQYRTREFLLEDILSEHPPYQKIEQKCRLLNININAPYTVFVYRLNQAKKRFSLHEVYDQVEHLLPASEGIYGFVGAETFVVILSSQTDDPLIYKKVQEQLSYFYEDVQTGIGRTSKQSNAIHRHYQETVLAMDISDQAYVKVSDYEAQLLLYTISQAERERYQHKVMKSLSKDLQITLSVFFANNLNLSRTAKQLFVHRNTLIYRIEKIQDLTGYDPRNFQDAVALQLADWC from the coding sequence ATGCTAACTCCTGAAATTGCAGAAACTATTGGACGGGAGACAATGAAGACCCTCGGACGCAATATTAATATTATGGATGAACGGGGCATTATTCTAAGTTCTGGAGATCCGGAAAGAATCGATACCTTCCATGAAGCCGCTAATGAGGTCATTGAGAAGGGTGAAGCGCTTGTTATTGATACGGCGAATCAAAGGATGTGGCGTGGTACGAAACCCGGCATGAATTTGCCTATCAAGTTTCAGGGTGAAGTTGTTGGAGTGGTCGGTATTTCTGGAATTCCAGAAGAGGTCAAAGACTTTGGTTCACTTGTTGTTACGATGACCGAACTCATGCTGCAACAAATCTATTTAATGAAACAAGTGGAATGGCAATACCGGACCCGAGAATTTCTGTTGGAAGATATTTTAAGCGAACATCCTCCATATCAAAAAATTGAGCAAAAATGTCGACTGCTAAATATTAATATAAATGCCCCTTATACAGTGTTTGTGTACCGTTTGAATCAAGCTAAAAAGCGATTTTCTCTTCATGAAGTTTATGATCAAGTCGAGCATCTTTTGCCGGCTTCAGAAGGGATATACGGTTTTGTTGGTGCTGAGACATTTGTCGTGATTTTATCTAGTCAAACCGATGATCCGCTTATCTACAAAAAGGTCCAAGAACAGTTATCCTATTTTTATGAAGACGTGCAAACAGGCATTGGAAGGACTTCTAAGCAATCGAATGCGATTCATCGTCATTACCAAGAGACCGTTCTTGCGATGGATATTTCGGATCAAGCGTATGTAAAGGTGAGTGATTATGAAGCTCAGCTTTTACTATATACAATTAGTCAGGCAGAACGGGAAAGGTATCAACACAAAGTTATGAAATCCCTTTCTAAAGATTTGCAAATCACGCTGTCTGTGTTTTTTGCGAACAATCTCAATCTTAGCCGGACGGCTAAGCAATTGTTTGTGCACCGGAATACACTCATCTATCGCATAGAAAAAATTCAAGACCTGACTGGGTACGACCCGAGGAACTTTCAAGATGCTGTTGCTCTGCAGTTAGCTGATTGGTGTTAA
- a CDS encoding spore germination protein GerPE encodes MKRYSFVNELYMNSVSNSSVIEVGDSKSLTPVSRVFALQREYPMFYEGEASFKAFPIFTDPIPKAHIYEPVHTSFIHENPAISVDSLRILGTSSSVVIQVGSTETVQTESRLKHIRHFLNPPNSTE; translated from the coding sequence ATGAAACGCTATTCGTTTGTGAATGAATTATATATGAATTCAGTCTCCAACAGCTCTGTCATTGAGGTCGGCGATTCCAAATCCCTTACACCAGTCAGCCGCGTATTCGCCCTACAAAGAGAATATCCAATGTTTTATGAAGGCGAAGCGTCATTTAAGGCGTTCCCTATTTTTACCGACCCTATACCCAAAGCGCATATTTATGAGCCGGTACACACAAGTTTCATCCATGAAAATCCGGCCATTAGTGTTGACTCTCTACGGATCCTAGGTACATCATCATCAGTCGTCATCCAGGTGGGTTCGACTGAAACCGTTCAGACGGAATCAAGGCTGAAGCACATTCGCCATTTTTTAAATCCACCCAATTCTACAGAATAA
- a CDS encoding DNA alkylation repair protein, which produces MSQPYLCPNCKTNKTRFNIINQVPQPVKLDPHTGDIVETFTNTNPDPHHIRYQGPERKIQCGTCGLIDEEQTFVKRAAFAKKQNQEL; this is translated from the coding sequence ATGAGCCAACCCTATTTATGCCCGAACTGTAAAACCAATAAAACAAGATTCAATATTATTAATCAAGTCCCACAACCGGTTAAATTGGATCCCCACACCGGAGATATTGTTGAAACATTTACGAACACAAATCCTGATCCACATCATATTCGTTATCAAGGGCCGGAACGAAAAATCCAATGTGGCACGTGTGGTCTGATTGATGAAGAACAAACTTTTGTGAAACGAGCAGCGTTTGCTAAAAAGCAAAATCAGGAGCTGTGA
- a CDS encoding glycerate kinase: MNILIAPDSFKGSVTAKAAAQAMKSGVLKGHPDAVVTMIPMADGGEGTMTSLVDATSGSVYQVEVVDPLGRSILGEYGVTGDGQTAVIELASASGLDTLAAEERDPRIASTYGTGQLVLDALNQGLRHFIICLGGSATNDGGTGLLRALGYRFLDAKGRELEPGGLALQRLHIIDSSQVESQVHEATFQVACDVNNPLVGSNGASAIFGPQKGATSEMVQSLDQALTVFADCIERQTGQSVHQWPGAGAAGGTSAGLLAFLNAELKPGIQVVTEAVGFRDQLKDGQFDMLLTGEGKIDGQTASGKVVAGLAAIAQQYHLLTLAIAGSVEDDLQPLYEKGLTAAFSITDGPMSLDNAMDNGDILIEKQVEQMIRLYSVTF; the protein is encoded by the coding sequence ATGAATATACTCATTGCACCGGATTCATTTAAAGGTAGCGTTACAGCGAAAGCCGCAGCCCAAGCGATGAAATCGGGAGTTTTAAAAGGCCATCCGGATGCCGTGGTGACTATGATACCTATGGCTGATGGTGGGGAAGGAACGATGACGAGTTTAGTTGATGCCACGAGCGGTTCTGTTTATCAAGTTGAAGTTGTGGATCCTTTAGGACGAAGCATTTTGGGAGAGTACGGTGTGACAGGAGACGGTCAAACGGCTGTGATTGAACTCGCCTCCGCGTCAGGATTAGACACATTAGCAGCAGAAGAACGAGATCCTCGTATTGCTTCAACGTATGGCACAGGACAGTTGGTGCTTGATGCATTGAACCAGGGTTTACGTCATTTCATAATCTGTCTCGGAGGCAGTGCGACGAATGATGGTGGCACTGGTTTACTTCGTGCCCTTGGTTATCGCTTTCTTGATGCGAAAGGGAGAGAATTAGAACCTGGGGGCCTTGCCCTGCAACGTCTGCATATCATAGACAGCAGCCAGGTTGAGTCACAAGTGCATGAAGCAACTTTTCAAGTCGCCTGTGATGTTAATAATCCATTGGTAGGTTCTAATGGAGCATCCGCGATATTTGGACCCCAAAAGGGCGCAACATCGGAAATGGTTCAATCGTTGGATCAAGCATTGACCGTGTTTGCGGATTGTATTGAGCGACAAACGGGCCAATCGGTTCACCAATGGCCAGGGGCAGGTGCCGCTGGGGGGACCTCTGCAGGACTGCTGGCATTTTTGAATGCAGAACTTAAGCCAGGCATTCAAGTTGTTACAGAAGCTGTGGGTTTCAGAGATCAACTCAAGGATGGTCAATTTGATATGTTATTGACTGGAGAAGGAAAAATTGATGGGCAAACAGCATCAGGAAAGGTTGTGGCCGGGTTGGCCGCCATTGCTCAACAATATCATCTATTAACCCTTGCGATTGCAGGTTCAGTTGAAGATGATCTACAGCCCTTGTACGAAAAAGGACTAACAGCAGCATTTAGTATCACTGACGGACCGATGTCCTTGGATAATGCGATGGACAATGGAGACATTTTGATAGAAAAGCAAGTGGAACAAATGATTCGGTTGTATTCAGTTACATTCTAG
- a CDS encoding GntP family permease, translating to MESSMASAGPYLLILLLISIAVIVLLTSKVNLHPFLSIIAATYVFGLGANLIGQFMFEKPLIDSVSQTITSGFGGILAEIGLVIIFGTIIGKVFEQTGAAVTMAETVLKWTGNRYPALGMSIIGWVVSIPVYCDSGYIVLSSLNKSVAKKANVNVIVTSVSLATGLYASHTFVPPTPGPIAAAGNLGVAANGLIWVILFGAFVSFFTMAAGYIWATKFSKKLKVDLLESKETFEEYKASFNNIPRPFQAFAPILIPIVLMALGSMANFPVGSLPDGTKETLLSGWLYTVINFIGQPVNALFIGVIFAFLLLARGRGKEVLTKWVGDGMIDAAIIIMITGAGGAFGTIIAATPIADYIKTLLDGGSIFVGAGALFILFLIAALLKTAQGSSTTALVVTSTIAMPLLSILDLDVMMGNIPIGQVLAVLAIGSGAMVVSHVNDSYFWVVSQFTGMDVMTAYRAHTMATLVQGLTGIVITFLLGLIFL from the coding sequence GTGGAGTCGTCTATGGCAAGTGCAGGCCCTTATTTACTAATTTTATTATTAATCAGTATTGCCGTTATTGTTTTGTTAACATCAAAGGTTAATCTACATCCATTTTTATCAATTATTGCAGCAACTTATGTATTTGGTCTCGGTGCTAATCTTATCGGGCAATTTATGTTTGAGAAGCCGCTTATTGATAGTGTCTCACAAACTATAACTTCCGGTTTCGGTGGGATTTTGGCGGAGATTGGGTTAGTTATTATATTTGGTACCATTATTGGAAAAGTTTTCGAGCAAACCGGCGCGGCCGTAACGATGGCCGAAACAGTATTAAAGTGGACCGGAAACCGTTATCCGGCTTTGGGAATGTCGATCATTGGTTGGGTGGTATCAATCCCGGTATATTGTGACTCAGGCTATATTGTGTTGTCATCACTAAATAAATCTGTTGCCAAGAAGGCCAATGTTAATGTGATTGTAACAAGTGTTTCATTAGCAACCGGTTTGTATGCGTCACATACATTTGTTCCGCCGACACCAGGACCGATCGCCGCAGCAGGTAACTTAGGTGTTGCTGCAAACGGTTTGATTTGGGTTATTTTATTTGGGGCATTTGTATCGTTTTTTACTATGGCCGCTGGTTATATTTGGGCAACCAAGTTCTCAAAGAAGTTAAAGGTTGATCTTCTGGAATCAAAGGAAACCTTTGAAGAATACAAGGCGAGCTTCAATAATATTCCGAGACCCTTCCAAGCGTTTGCACCGATCCTCATTCCGATTGTTCTAATGGCTCTCGGTTCAATGGCCAACTTTCCTGTTGGATCATTGCCTGACGGAACGAAGGAAACACTCCTTTCCGGATGGCTATACACAGTGATTAATTTCATCGGCCAACCTGTTAATGCTCTATTTATTGGTGTTATCTTTGCATTTTTGCTACTGGCAAGAGGGCGTGGAAAAGAAGTGTTAACAAAATGGGTCGGTGACGGGATGATTGATGCTGCTATTATCATCATGATTACCGGTGCTGGCGGTGCCTTTGGTACAATAATCGCGGCGACCCCGATTGCCGATTATATTAAAACGCTGCTTGACGGTGGATCGATTTTTGTTGGTGCAGGTGCTTTGTTTATTTTATTTTTGATTGCTGCACTATTGAAGACCGCACAGGGTAGTTCCACAACGGCTTTAGTTGTTACCTCAACCATCGCAATGCCACTTCTATCTATTCTAGATTTAGATGTCATGATGGGTAATATCCCCATTGGTCAGGTGCTTGCGGTATTAGCCATCGGTTCAGGGGCAATGGTTGTGAGTCACGTTAATGATTCCTACTTCTGGGTGGTATCACAGTTTACGGGAATGGATGTGATGACTGCATATCGGGCACATACGATGGCTACATTAGTTCAAGGTCTTACTGGAATTGTCATAACGTTCCTGCTTGGTTTAATATTTTTATAA
- a CDS encoding spore germination protein, with product MPGFVGAVKINTLSGGSVFNIGDTYRVAPSSASKSFAGAGSFNTGDHIHTETNQNQTQTYDSDVFDQNI from the coding sequence ATGCCTGGATTTGTTGGTGCCGTAAAAATCAATACGCTTTCTGGGGGATCCGTTTTTAATATTGGTGATACTTATCGTGTCGCACCTTCTTCAGCATCAAAATCTTTTGCCGGTGCAGGGTCTTTTAATACAGGGGACCATATCCATACGGAAACGAATCAAAATCAGACCCAAACCTACGATTCCGATGTCTTTGACCAGAATATTTAA